A genomic stretch from Microtus pennsylvanicus isolate mMicPen1 chromosome 11, mMicPen1.hap1, whole genome shotgun sequence includes:
- the LOC142831545 gene encoding uncharacterized protein LOC142831545, which produces MSFPHVMTPLSFCFCAPSRLLTGQILLVVIQADHIAEWVQNPVRLTSEPWVPTKLWWHLSDRPPKSPQAHTSQAGAGDFGYLGSSAPSQMFSPPRELTESFLSFQDTDTSAQPHPESDQFTVPHQHLTNKMTPPRKLPENILKLKRDQKYSPQFKSISGLDQATDSQLYEILVPPLDSEKSKVTKFIASSQDLKKDLAQHKKPAKVAFGTTTKQFAKPPPRKETMEDDYWYPSMNEAYSDSLSLQSQGNRKEPPEPSGQVEPPEYQLEAQSQDSENLGAAQEGRDHLPPRRKEKDSSVQKKEPVHQFASEEAAAIEQPVINGPPPERIRAQHSNMPNVTVKPLDLEVTIISGADEETQHTLSHQQAPGHLSESAGDMGPLLIQQEAPVQLLEGPGEVAPSLIHQEAAAPNSEFSQELEPPLSQQESLAPTPELTEVLEPSSTQQEAPAEILELPEDLENSGIQLEVPALPTKLPEEISPIVQQGGTVPVPESSMQSIAEAPAATIPYPTQHQVHHDTLPMFTVKPPDVALAITSEPFKEVELSPAQEETPTQTPGPLVQAAHYSSLEQHPDELSESPAEIESSESGLESQIQLPEEAEEEEEEASLIHQDVPSQHPDPLLEDESSPIELEQPAQHSEPLEEVGSGPGSQPEVLVTPTELPEEAPTEQAPPLQVVENVVETPSIHQVTFQPTQSEEHYYHFPHVVFRPVDVALTITSGPTKEMESSLTQQESPVHPLEYPGEEEPFFSEQGQPAEPSELEIPTQSSEHALTQHEQATLSSEYHEVTVSPSTHHQTHQSSLSSLSVQPPDMQLTITREPTTEVGPPPVHHEAMVKPNTVPEKDVGSSTTQHTNPAVTPEPSEGIEPLSNHQESPVQSPEPVQYENPSLNQHGGTDENPEPPEELEPSSAQQETPVQIQELPHETVVQPPAHQEAAANKGLNLRKTSKKL; this is translated from the exons ATGTCCTTCCCACATGTCATGACTCCCCTGAGCTTCTGCTTCTGCGCCCCAAGTCGTCTCCTCACCGGACAAATTTTGCTGGTGGTGATCCAGGCCGATCATATTGCGGAGTGGGTCCAGAACCCAGTTCGGTTGACTTCAGAGCCCTGGGTGCCGACCAAGCTCTGGTGGCACCTCTCTGATCGTCCGCCCAAATCCCCGCAAGCTCACACATCCCAGGCAGGTGCAGGGGACTTTGGTTACCTGGGGTCCTCTGCTCCCTCTCAGATGTTCTCCCCACCCCGGGAGTTGACGGAGAGTTTTCTCTCATTCCAAGATACGGATACCTCTGCGCAGCCGCACCCAGAGTCAGATCAGTTCACTGTTCCACATCAGCATCTGACCAACAAAATGACTCCACCGCGGAAGCTGCCAGAGAACATTTTAAAGCTAAAACGGGATCAAAAATACTCTCCACAATTCAAAAGTATTTCCGGTCTGGACCAGGCTACAGATAGCCAGTTATATGAAATACTTGTTCCACCACTAGACAGTGAGAAATCGAAAGTTACAAAGTTCATAGCTTCATCCCAGGACTTGAAGAAAGATCTGGCTCAGCACAAGAAACCTGCTAAGGTGGCTTTTGGAACTACTACAAAACAATTTGCAAAACCTCCACCGCGAAAAGAAACTATGGAGGATGATTATTGGTATCCAAGTATGAATGAAGCTTATTCTGACAGCTTATCTCTGCAATCCCAGGGGAACAGAAAGGAGCCTCCAGAGCCATCTGGGCAGGTTGAGCCTCCTGAATACCAGCTGGAGGCACAATCTCAAGATTCAGAGAACCTTGGTGCAGCTCAAGAAGGCCGGGATCACCTCCCACCCCGTCGTAAGGAAAAGGATTCTTCAGTTCAGAAGAAAGAACCAGTTCATCAGTTTGCTTCTGAGGAGGCTGCAGCAATAGAGCAGCCTGTGATAAATGGTCCACCTCCAGAAAGAATTAGAGCTCAACACTCAAACATGCCAAATGTCACAGTGAAGCCTTTAGATCTGGAGGTGACCATAATCTCAGGGGCAGATGAAGAGACTCAACATACTTTGAGCCACCAGCAGGCCCCAGGCCATCTTTCAGAGAGTGCTGGGGATATGGGACCTTTATTAATCCAACAAGAGGCCCCAGTCCAGCTTTTAGAGGGTCCTGGGGAGGTAGCACCTTCATTAATCCACCAAGAGGCTGCAGCTCCAAATTCAGAGTTCTCTCAGGAGTTAGAACCTCCGTTATCCCAGCAAGAGTCCTTGGCTCCAACTCCAGAGCTCACTGAGGTGTTGGAGCCTTCATCAACCCAACAAGAGGCCCCAGCTGAGATTTTAGAGCTTCCTGAAGACCTTGAAAATTCTGGTATCCAGCTAGAAGTTCCAGCTCTGCCTACAAAGCTCCCTGAAGAAATCAGTCCTATAGTTCAGCAAGGGGGTACAGTTCCAGTTCCAGAATCCTCTATGCAGAGTATAGCTGAAGCTCCAGCAGCAACCATTCCATATCCCACTCAGCATCAAGTTCACCATGATACTTTGCCCATGTTTACAGTCAAACCTCCAGATGTGGCACTCGCAATAACTTCTGAACCTTTTAAGGAGGTTGAACTGTCTCCAGCTCAGGAGGAGACTCCAACTCAGACTCCAGGCCCTCTTGTGCAAGCTGCACATTATTCTAGCCTGGAACAGCATCCGGATGAACTTTCTGAATCTCCTGCCGAGATTGAATCATCTGAAAGTGGCCTGGAATCCCAAATTCAGCTTCcagaggaagctgaggaagaggaggaggaagcttctctaattCATCAGGATGTCCCATCACAGCATCCAGACCCTCTTCTGGAGGATGAGTCTTCTCCTATAGAACTAGAGCAGCCAGCTCAACATTCTGAGCCTCTTGAGGAGGTAGGATCAGGTCCTGGAAGCCAGCCAGAAGTCTTAGTTACACCTACAGAACTCCCTGAAGAAGCTCCAACTGAGCAAGCGCCTCCCCTTCAAGTTGTTGAGAACGTCGTTGAAACTCCATCAATTCACCAAGTGACATTCCAGCCAACTCAGAGTGAAGAGCACTATTATCACTTTCCACATGTTGTATTTAGGCCTGTGGATGTGGCACTTACCATAACTTCAGGACCTACCAAGGAGATGGAATCTTCTCTGACGCAGCAGGAGTCCCCAGTGCATCCTCTAGAGTACCCTGGAGAGGAGGAACCTTTTTTCAGTGAGCAGGGACAGCCAGCTGAACCTTCTGAACTGGAAATTCCAACTCAATCCTCAGAACATGCTCTAACCCAACACGAACAAGCAACTCTGTCTTCAGAATATCATGAAGTGACTGTTTCACCCTCAACTCACCATCAGACTCACCAATCAAGCTTATCCTCTCTAAGTGTTCAACCTCCGGATATGCAGTTAACCATAACACGAGAACCCACCACAGAGGTGGGACCTCCTCCTGTGCATCATGAGGCTATGGTTAAGCCAAATACAGTCCCAGAAAAGGATGTAGGCTCTTCTACAACCCAGCATACCAATccagctgtaactccagagcCTTCTGAAGGGATCGAACCCTTATCAAATCACCAAGAGTCTccagttcaatctccagaacctgtTCAGTATGAAAACCCTTCTCTAAACCAGCACGGGGGCACAGATGAGAATCCAGAGCCCCCAGAGGAGCTTGAACCTTCTTCGGCCCAGCAGGAGACCCCAGTGCAAATTCAAGAGCTCCCTCATGAAACAGTAGTTCAACCTCCAGCACATCAGGAGGCAGCAG CCAACAAGGGTCTGAACCTTCGAAAGACCAGCAAGAAGTTATAA